A region of Lichenibacterium dinghuense DNA encodes the following proteins:
- the pyrF gene encoding orotidine-5'-phosphate decarboxylase — MAGAGVTPADHAARRTFRALLEARWDAGLFVSVGLDPDWERLPEHLRAAAGPAPDDAAKAAAVGRFCAAIVDATADLACAFKPNAAFFERFGAPGVAALGSLMRHVRAAAPAVPVIYDAKRGDIGSTNAGYVEDSFDRLGADAITVHPYLGAESLAPFLARADRGTIVLVRTSNPGGGEFQDLRVGGEPLYRAVARRVAENWNGNDNCAVVVGATYPAELAAVRAVVGDMPILIPGVGAQGGDVRLTVVAGRDARGRGMVINSSRGIIYASGGEDFAAAARAETLRLTREIQSHNR, encoded by the coding sequence GTGGCGGGTGCAGGCGTGACGCCCGCGGACCACGCGGCGCGGCGGACCTTCCGCGCGCTGCTCGAGGCGCGCTGGGACGCCGGGCTCTTCGTCTCGGTCGGGCTCGACCCCGACTGGGAGCGGCTGCCCGAGCACCTGCGCGCCGCGGCCGGCCCCGCACCGGACGACGCCGCGAAGGCCGCCGCGGTGGGGCGGTTCTGCGCGGCGATCGTCGACGCCACGGCCGACCTCGCCTGCGCGTTCAAGCCCAACGCGGCCTTCTTCGAGCGCTTCGGCGCGCCGGGCGTGGCGGCGCTGGGCTCGCTCATGCGCCACGTCCGGGCCGCCGCGCCCGCCGTGCCGGTGATCTACGACGCCAAGCGCGGCGACATCGGCTCGACCAACGCCGGCTACGTCGAGGACAGCTTCGACCGGCTCGGCGCCGACGCCATCACGGTCCACCCCTACCTCGGCGCGGAATCGCTCGCCCCGTTCTTGGCGCGGGCCGACCGCGGCACGATCGTCCTGGTGCGCACCTCGAACCCCGGCGGCGGCGAGTTCCAGGATCTCCGGGTCGGCGGCGAGCCGCTCTACCGCGCCGTGGCGCGGCGCGTCGCCGAGAACTGGAACGGGAACGACAACTGCGCCGTCGTCGTCGGCGCCACCTACCCGGCCGAACTCGCGGCCGTGCGGGCGGTCGTCGGCGACATGCCGATCCTGATCCCCGGCGTCGGCGCCCAGGGCGGCGACGTGCGCCTCACCGTCGTGGCGGGCCGCGACGCGCGGGGGCGCGGCATGGTCATCAACTCGTCGCGCGGGATCATCTACGCGTCCGGCGGCGAAGACTTCGCCGCGGCGGCCCGCGCCGAGACGCTCCGCCTCACCCGCGAGATCCAGAGCCACAACCGATGA